DNA from Deltaproteobacteria bacterium:
CGTGTTTCCTCCTCCATCGCTCCGGTCGGGCATGCTTCGATGCAGTCTCCGCACCCGATGCAGCCCGCAAGATCGACGGAGACCCGGCCGTCGTCCTCCGATACCTTTACGATCTTCGTCGGGCAGACCGCCTCGCAGACGCCACAGAAAGTGCATCCCTCTTTATTCCACGCCGGCCCGATCCAACCCTTGATGCCGATGTCGTTCTCCTCGGCTTTCATGCAGTTGTTGGCGCACCCCGAAATGCCGACCTTGAACTTGTGAGGGACCGGCTTCCCGTAGAATTCCCGGTCGACCGCGTCCGCAAGCGCCGGCGAGTCGATGGCTCCGCTCGGGCAAATGCGGCACCCCTGGCACGCCGTCACGGTGCGCACGGTCGGGCCGCAGACACCCACTCCGACGCCCGAGTCCGAAAGAAATTCCTTCAGGGAGGCAAGGGATTCGGTCGGGACGGAGGGAATCTCCATTCCCTGGCGGGTCGTCAGGTGAACGGTTCCTTTCCCGAAGCGGTCGGCCGCCTCCCGGATCGCGCAGAGCTGCCCCGTCGTCATTTGGCCGCCGACGACATGGAGACGGACGGAAAAATGTCCCGCCTCCCTCTGGCGCATCATCCCGCCTTTTTTCAGTTCCTTGTAATCGGCTTCTTTCATGCGCTTACATCCACCTGGGGGACTCCGTCGTTCGCGATGTAATCGGCGAAGAAAGAGGTGTATTTGAAAGCGTTGTCCGG
Protein-coding regions in this window:
- a CDS encoding 4Fe-4S binding protein: MKEADYKELKKGGMMRQREAGHFSVRLHVVGGQMTTGQLCAIREAADRFGKGTVHLTTRQGMEIPSVPTESLASLKEFLSDSGVGVGVCGPTVRTVTACQGCRICPSGAIDSPALADAVDREFYGKPVPHKFKVGISGCANNCMKAEENDIGIKGWIGPAWNKEGCTFCGVCEAVCPTKIVKVSEDDGRVSVDLAGCIGCGDCIEACPTGAMEEETRGCQIFAGGKFGRVPSLGKRILGVLRSGEEAIAAIRAAVDFFRIHGKPRERFGDTLRRTGFEALENHMTERMGKSA